The Mycoplasmopsis equigenitalium genome contains a region encoding:
- a CDS encoding LemA family protein, with protein sequence MANLYNKNPEEKANKIVVDTESKPAQSSAVGKIFWYILFILIIPLIIHIKNRNDLMRKQTKINELSGQIDTQLVRRRDVLVKLFETTKGYAKHEKETLAEVTKMRNMQVVNNREEATELANSVFGRLFAVSENFPDLKADRHFAGLMDEITNSENQIAATRRFYNSEVNSYNQMLFTWPTNVAASAMSLSSISVFAASPEQKADINIKF encoded by the coding sequence ATGGCTAATTTATACAACAAAAACCCAGAAGAAAAAGCAAACAAAATTGTTGTTGATACTGAAAGCAAACCAGCACAATCAAGCGCTGTTGGAAAAATCTTTTGATACATTCTATTCATTTTGATTATTCCATTAATTATTCACATTAAAAATCGTAACGATTTAATGCGTAAACAAACAAAAATTAACGAATTAAGTGGTCAAATTGATACGCAACTTGTTCGTAGAAGAGATGTTCTAGTTAAACTATTTGAAACAACTAAAGGATACGCAAAACACGAAAAAGAAACATTAGCAGAAGTTACAAAAATGCGTAATATGCAAGTAGTTAATAATCGTGAGGAAGCTACTGAATTAGCAAACAGTGTGTTTGGTCGTTTATTCGCTGTTAGTGAAAACTTCCCAGACCTTAAAGCTGACAGACACTTTGCCGGTTTAATGGACGAAATCACCAACAGTGAAAACCAAATTGCTGCAACAAGAAGATTTTACAACTCAGAAGTAAACAGCTACAACCAAATGTTATTTACATGACCAACAAACGTTGCTGCTAGTGCAATGAGCCTAAGTTCAATTTCAGTATTTGCTGCTTCACCAGAACAAAAAGCAGATATTAACATTAAATTTTAA
- a CDS encoding ribose-phosphate pyrophosphokinase, which translates to MKNNIMLFCLDNSEKLGAKIAKKLGVTQSNIKKTVFADGEKMLLSECTVRNRDVFIVANTGTPVNENVMELLIFIDSLKRASAKSINVVLTYYGYARQDRKDSGRQPIGAKLIANLLETAGATKIITIDLHNPSIQGFFDIPVDDLRAQFVLARRILKEDRDVSVVSPDHGGTVRARVLADLISHNIEISIIDKRRTGPNQTETMGLIGAINKNTAVIVDDIIDTGGTILKAAKLVKENGAKKVIIAATHGIFSRGFDLFEDADYVDKVIITDSLDRSDLAKKYKKLEIVSLDQFISDVIKANSTNSSVSKVYANIKDDIENLWRANRH; encoded by the coding sequence ATGAAAAATAATATTATGCTTTTTTGCCTTGACAATTCAGAAAAATTAGGAGCTAAAATAGCTAAAAAACTTGGTGTAACACAGTCAAATATTAAAAAAACAGTTTTCGCCGATGGCGAAAAAATGTTGCTATCAGAATGCACCGTTCGCAACCGCGATGTTTTTATTGTCGCTAACACCGGCACGCCAGTTAACGAAAATGTAATGGAGTTATTAATTTTTATTGACTCGCTAAAACGTGCAAGCGCCAAATCAATTAACGTTGTCTTAACTTATTATGGTTACGCTCGCCAAGACCGCAAGGACTCAGGACGCCAACCAATCGGCGCCAAGTTAATTGCTAACTTACTTGAAACAGCAGGAGCTACCAAAATTATTACTATCGATTTACACAACCCATCAATTCAAGGGTTCTTCGATATTCCAGTAGACGATCTTCGCGCACAATTTGTGCTAGCAAGAAGAATCTTAAAAGAAGACCGTGATGTTTCAGTTGTTTCGCCAGATCACGGTGGAACTGTGCGGGCAAGAGTTCTTGCTGACTTAATTTCACACAACATTGAAATTTCAATTATTGACAAACGTCGCACTGGCCCTAACCAAACAGAAACAATGGGGTTAATTGGAGCAATCAATAAAAATACAGCTGTTATTGTTGATGATATTATCGACACTGGTGGCACCATTCTTAAAGCTGCTAAATTGGTAAAAGAAAACGGGGCTAAAAAAGTTATTATTGCTGCAACTCACGGTATTTTTTCAAGAGGCTTTGATTTGTTCGAAGATGCTGATTATGTAGATAAAGTTATTATTACCGATTCACTTGATCGCAGCGACCTTGCTAAAAAATACAAAAAACTAGAAATTGTGAGTCTTGATCAATTTATTTCTGATGTTATTAAAGCTAACTCGACCAATAGTAGTGTAAGTAAAGTTTACGCCAATATTAAGGATGATATTGAAAACCTTTGAAGAGCAAATCGCCATTAA
- the rsmG gene encoding 16S rRNA (guanine(527)-N(7))-methyltransferase RsmG produces MKTFEEQIAINYPKAYPKLKKYTELIEEHNLSMNLTGFTSDILWKDGIYESIKFLEKIDIQKDDDWVDIGSGAGFPCVPFLICHPELKLTILEPMLKRVKFLKEVAKTLELNIKVHSLRAEEFVHKDSFNIITARAVTSLKNLILSTYHLGKNDARFCFVKGQNVNKEITEAKKAIDFLKLKISQKQLSETEKNLNIICYQKTLKTPNDFPWMWSKILKY; encoded by the coding sequence TTGAAAACCTTTGAAGAGCAAATCGCCATTAATTATCCTAAGGCATATCCTAAATTAAAAAAGTACACCGAACTAATTGAAGAACATAATTTATCAATGAACTTAACTGGATTTACTAGTGATATTTTATGGAAAGATGGAATTTACGAATCAATTAAATTCCTAGAAAAAATCGACATTCAAAAAGATGATGACTGAGTTGATATTGGCAGCGGTGCTGGATTCCCTTGCGTTCCTTTCTTAATTTGTCATCCTGAATTAAAATTAACAATTTTGGAACCAATGTTAAAACGAGTCAAGTTCTTAAAAGAAGTGGCTAAAACCCTAGAACTTAACATAAAAGTTCATTCTTTGCGTGCTGAAGAATTTGTGCACAAAGATAGTTTTAACATCATAACAGCACGTGCTGTTACATCACTTAAAAACTTAATTTTAAGCACTTATCACTTAGGCAAAAATGATGCTCGTTTTTGTTTTGTAAAGGGACAAAATGTTAACAAGGAAATTACCGAGGCAAAAAAAGCAATAGACTTTTTAAAACTAAAAATTAGTCAAAAGCAATTATCGGAAACAGAAAAGAATCTTAATATTATTTGTTATCAAAAAACACTCAAAACACCTAACGATTTTCCTTGAATGTGAAGTAAAATTTTGAAATATTAA